A single genomic interval of Daucus carota subsp. sativus chromosome 1, DH1 v3.0, whole genome shotgun sequence harbors:
- the LOC108198932 gene encoding probable ADP-ribosylation factor GTPase-activating protein AGD11 codes for MTTQEPDSSSCNSGPCLYDLLRLETNLPPKSCCRQSTEEIDLQPKQSCRLSTEETPSSPHTRLDKLLSQPGNSLCADCGSIEPRWVSLNIGSFMCIKCSGVHRSLGVHISKVFSIKLDEWTNEQVDAFEELGGNTAVNSKYEAYIPENVSKPKPDASIEERTDFIRRKYEMQQFMIPDTSICCPFPCKPSSKSAEKHSHHKGYSIGQAFRYSWRKSDKSSKKSTSMAGMVEFIGLIKVNVVRGTNLAVRDMVTSDPYVILSLGNQIVRTRVIKNNLNPVWNEKLMLSIPESVPPLKLLVYDKDTFTNDDFMGEAEIDIQPLVTAAKATELVKMEDSMQLGKWVSSADNTLVTDGIISLIDGKVKQDIVLKLQNVERGVLQVELECVPLTQ; via the exons ATGACAACCCAGGAACCAGATAGCTCCTCCTGTAATTCAG GTCCTTGTCTTTATGATTTATTACGGTTAGAAACAAATCTTCCACCAAAATCGTGTTGCAGGCAAAGTACAGAAGAAATAGATCTTCAACCAAAACAGAGTTGCAGGCTAAGTACAGAAGAGACACCTTCCA GTCCTCATACTAGACTCGACAAATTATTGTCTCAACCTGGCAATTCGTTATGTGCAGACTGTGGATCGATAGAGCCAAGATGGGT TTCTTTGAATATCGGGTCATTTATGTGTATCAAGTGTTCTGGAGTTCACAGGAGCCTCGGAGTTCATATCTCAAAG GTGTTTTCGATAAAGCTAGATGAGTGGACAAATGAACAAGTTGATGCTTTTGAAGAGCTGGGTGGTAATACGGCTGTAAACTCAAAGTATGAAGCTTATATTCCTGAAAATGTGAGCAAGCCAAAACCAGATGCTTCCATAGAGGAACGCACTGATTTTATAAG GCGAAAATATGAGATGCAACAATTTATGATACCCGATACATCAATATGTTGTCCTTTTCCATGCAAACCATCATCTAAAAGTGCTGAGAAACATAGTCATCATAAGGGCTATAGTATTGGACAAGCATTTCGTTATAGTTGGAGGAAATCTGATAAGTCGAGCAAGAAGAGCACTTCAATG GCAGGCATGGTCGAATTCATAGGTCTAATAAAGGTCAATGTGGTCAGAGGCACTAACCTAGCGGTTCGGGATATGGTGACTAGTGATCCTTATGTCATCCTCTCGTTGGGGAACCAA ATAGTGAGGACACgagtaataaaaaataatctgaACCCGGTATGGAATGAAAAGCTCATGTTGTCAATTCCAGAAAGCGTTCCTCCTCTAAAGCTG CTGGTATATGACAAAGATACATTCACAAATGATGATTTTATGGGAGAAGCCGAGATTGATATTCAACCACTAGTCACTGCTGCAAAAGCAACCGAGCTTGTTAAAATGGAGGACTCGATGCAACTGGGGAAATGGGTGTCAAGCGCAGACAACACTTTAGTGACTGATGGCATCATCAGCCTCATAGATGGGAAGGTTAAACAGGACATTGTTTTGAAGCTTCAAAATGTCGAGAGAGGAGTGCTCCAAGTCGAGTTGGAATGCGTTCCCCTCACTCAATAG
- the LOC108195138 gene encoding uncharacterized protein LOC108195138, whose amino-acid sequence MGRWNHRRRWVPRRNEEDEQPRRRRSPPSYYQTKVDPQEVLQNSSLPWEQKFCLLGGIPWYKVLAAKKYIYCHENVLKWDDTAGKDALFDAQERFCSMINSLPHIPPLPDPDMYIDNIDWNPEIDPGLMSELDKIYFNPDEAENSTSNEISGCNDKNKSSFDNPWESCRLEDKVDIKVLAQSWNNWSDSLDSKNATNLWEQHGHNGDVASKDKKWGSSVNKPFGWNRGLNDMRESTNYESDCVNSWNQGGLRPKLLNEKGWGDASKNTGGWNCWNYKSNELGNSGNVDSWKSGPGGTSNSGQYTDCGSNSRNSKWSTNQYNNIEKNDSRIPFGACRKREGYQENTSRRKSWKHEGADYESRQFWGKVRPQGQYN is encoded by the coding sequence AGGTATTACAGAACAGTTCCCTTCCATGGGAGCAAAAGTTTTGCCTTTTAGGTGGAATTCCGTGGTATAAGGTACTCGCAGCAAAAAAGTATATATACTGCCATGAGAATGTGCTAAAATGGGATGATACCGCTGGCAAAGATGCTCTTTTTGATGCTCAGGAACGCTTTTGCTCCATGATTAATAGCCTGCCTCATATTCCTCCCTTACCTGATCCGGATATGTATATTGACAACATCGATTGGAACCCGGAGATTGATCCCGGACTGATGTCAGAGTTGGATAAAATATACTTCAATCCAGATGAAGCGGAAAACTCAACTTCTAATGAAATTTCAGGTTGTAACGACAAGAATAAGAGTTCTTTTGATAACCCTTGGGAATCTTGTCGTTTGGAAGATAAAGTCGATATAAAGGTTTTAGCACAGAGTTGGAATAATTGGAGTGATTCTCTGGACTCAAAGAATGCTACAAATTTGTGGGAGCAGCACGGCCATAATGGTGATGTGGCTTCAAAGGACAAAAAATGGGGAAGTTCTGTGAATAAGCCATTTGGTTGGAACAGGGGACTAAATGATATGAGAGAGTCAACCAATTATGAATCTGATTGTGTAAATTCTTGGAACCAAGGTGGTTTACGTCCTAAATTACTGAATGAAAAAGGTTGGGGAGATGCTTCGAAAAATACTGGTGGATGGAATTGTTGGAATTACAAATCTAATGAGTTAGGCAATTCAGGCAATGTAGATTCCTGGAAGTCGGGTCCTGGTGGAACCTCAAATTCTGGGCAATATACTGATTGTGGAAGCAATTCTCGAAACTCAAAATGGTCAACCAATCAATATAACAACATTGAAAAAAATGACTCCCGAATACCTTTTGGTGCTTGTCGCAAAAGGGAAGGATATCAAGAAAATACATCAAGGCGTAAAAGCTGGAAACATGAGGGTGCTGACTATGAGTCACGTCAATTTTGGGGAAAGGTGAGACCACAGGGACAATATAACTGA